The nucleotide window ttttcaaagtgtttttttgcttggaaatgcatcataataaagttttttcagtttttaaaatctaattttgacattgacacatcaaaatgatctagaaacaccaagaaaaaataatttgactaTGCAGTGATTTTTAATTGTCTTATATTTAAGTGGGTTAATTTTGTTTAACAGGGTGGAGCTAAGAAAGTCATCATCTCAGCCCCAAGCAAGGATGCTCCTATGTTTGTTATGGGTGTTAATGAGAAGAGTTACACACCGGATCTTAACATTGTATCCAATGCTAGTTGCACTACCAACTGCCTTGCTCCCCTTGCTAAGGTCTGGTAATTGCCTACTTGGTCATTGCACATGTTACGTAAATTATGGGAGCCTTATAACTGACTCATTAAAATTGCAGGTCATTCATGACAGATTCGGCATCATTGAGGGACTTATGACCACTGTTCACTCTATTACTGGTATGtctcttcctcttttttcttttctatttttggaaaaaagaaaaaaaccatctaGTGAGTAGTGGATGTATGCACATTATTCTTACAATTCTTCCTGACACTGATCCAGCTACCCAGAAAACTGTTGATGGGCCCTCTTCAAAGGACTGGAGAGGTGGAAGAGCTGCTTCATTCAACATCATTCCTAGCAGCACAGGAGCTGCAAAGGTAAGGACCATATGGAGTTCTACACAAGTTTGTTGTTCAGCTGCTGACTCTGAAGGCTTCACTTTCCTGTGTTAACTATATACAATTTTCCCCCTCATTTCAGGCTGTGGGGAAGGTGCTACCTGCTTTGAATGGCAAGCTGACAGGAATGGCTTTCCGTGTTCCTACTGTTGATGTCTCTGTTGTGGACCTCACAGTGAGACTTGAGAAGGGAGCTACATACGAAAATATTAAAGCTGCAATCAAGTGAGTTCTATTAAGATTTAGTCCAGAACATATAGGAGAAACTATTCTGTAATGTATGATATAGGTTAATCGTGTGCGTACACAAGCTTTGGGGATCTATGGTGTTAAATCAAACTGTTCAAACTTTCCAATTTTTGATTCTTGATATCTTCTTCCAGATTTTAACTTTGTTCATCTTTTCAACAGGGAGGAGTCTGAGGGAAAGATGAAGGGAATCTTAGGGTACACTGACGAAGATCTGGTTTCAACCGACTTCATTGGTGACAACCGGTAAGAATAGATGTAAATCCTAGATGTTCAGACCTTTTATTTCCTAGCTACAATGGAGTTGATGTGTTAGTGTTGTGTGTTATGGAGGTTGCTTGTGGAATTTGACCAATTGGTTTGATGTTTATAGGTCAAGTATCTTTGATGCCAAAGCTGGAATTGCTTTGAACGATAACTATGTGAAGCTCGTTGCGTGGTATGACAACGAGTGGGGCTACAGGTAATTTCcataatatttctttcattacCTAGCTATATAGTTGCTGGATGTTCATTCCTTTGATTGGAGAAGGGGGGCTACCTGCTTGAGTTGCGCCTTTCTTCTGTGCTTGAGTTGAGCATTAATAACTGCTATGTCACGCATctttctcttgataattttgcAGCACTCGCGTGGTTGACTTGATCACCTACATTGCATCTGTTTCTGAATGAAGTCGCAGCATGATGGAGCTGCTGCACGCGCTTCCACATGCCTTGCCTGGTTGTGGTGTTGGTTTTGTGTCATGTTAAGAGTGAATAAAATTGTTTCAAGACAGCAATGCTATGAGCTTCGTAATGTCAGCAAGATTCTGTTAGTTTTTAGGTTTGGCTTCCTCGTTGTACCCCGAGGAAGGAACTTTAAATTCATCGCAACcggtttttaaatatttttgccTTTCCAGTATTGCGATTAAGGTGTTTCTGCCACTCTCCTGTACCCAAATCTCTTATCGACTCCTTTTGCGGTTAAAATGAGTAATCTAGATGTTAAATTTGGCCTTGTGGCACGCTAAAACACAGTTTTTGCCGCAAATATCGTGCCTGGTAAGATGTGGCGATGACAAATTTGGGTCTGTTTAtttagcatgaacagtgtaaCATGTATAC belongs to Populus nigra chromosome 18, ddPopNigr1.1, whole genome shotgun sequence and includes:
- the LOC133678630 gene encoding glyceraldehyde-3-phosphate dehydrogenase 2, cytosolic, with the translated sequence MGKIKIGINGFGRIGRLVARVALQRDDVELVAVNDPFITTDYMTYMFKYDTVHGQWKHHELKVKDSKTLLFGEKSVTVFGVRNPEEIPWGETGADYIVESTGVFTDKDKAAAHLKGGAKKVIISAPSKDAPMFVMGVNEKSYTPDLNIVSNASCTTNCLAPLAKVIHDRFGIIEGLMTTVHSITATQKTVDGPSSKDWRGGRAASFNIIPSSTGAAKAVGKVLPALNGKLTGMAFRVPTVDVSVVDLTVRLEKGATYENIKAAIKEESEGKMKGILGYTDEDLVSTDFIGDNRSSIFDAKAGIALNDNYVKLVAWYDNEWGYSTRVVDLITYIASVSE